In the genome of Pseudomonas sp. P5_109, one region contains:
- a CDS encoding putative bifunctional diguanylate cyclase/phosphodiesterase, translating into MKSQPDAASRMVAEVVTQLPVPSRLGMLRFERLNEPSWALLFLDPNCERQFGLPAVELCALVGSPYASLMEPEARYQLHDAIQQQLTESTHYLIRYTLHTASGSLNLLELGEAYKQHNRHLLRGYLLVIDGLFEDDPLQPALDLETQNSRLQIALELNQRAQQEQLLHLDRARAQQDLILLLTRQRYSSSNSLQEAAELITRSACDIYEIDCASLWHLDGSRLVPISAYHRTSQEYLLPQPIDVSIFPDYLDALHTGRAIDAHNAMRDPRTREMAESLRPRDVNAMLDASIRVDGQVVGVLCLEQTGATRAWQSDEIAFAGELADQFAQVISNHNRRAATSALHLFQRAVEQSANAFLLVNCDGVVEYVNPSFTAITQYSTEEVHGQRLSELPALENLSELLFDAPSALAKSNSWQGEFKSRRKNLEPYWGQLSISKVYGDNRELTHYIGIYEDITQTKLAQQRIERLAYTDNLTNLGNRPAFIRNLDERFARDSDAPISLLLVDIDNFKRINDSLGHQTGDKLLISLARRLRNSLIPSGSLARFASNEFAVLLDNSDLTVGQQVANQLLATLDKPMFVDNQLISVTGSVGLACAPLHGRDPQTLMRNAGLALHKAKANGKHQVQVFTEALNAEASYKLFVENNLRRALTQNELDVFYQPKLCLRSGRLLGMEALLRWDHPEKGMIRPDQFISVAEETGLIIPIGKWIARQACRMSKALTAVGLGNLQVAINLSPKQFSDPDLVASIATILKEEALPAHLLELELTEGLLLEATEDTHLQLDQLKRLGLTLAMDDFGTGYSSLSYLKKFPIDIIKIDRSFIHEIPDNQDDMEITSAVIAMAHNLKLKVVAEGVETAEQLSFLRRHRCDVGQGYLFDRPIPGNELIEKLKRYPRGPIA; encoded by the coding sequence ATGAAAAGCCAACCCGATGCCGCCAGCCGTATGGTGGCCGAGGTAGTGACGCAGTTGCCTGTGCCCTCGCGGCTCGGCATGCTGCGTTTCGAACGGCTTAATGAACCCAGCTGGGCGCTGCTGTTTCTTGACCCCAATTGTGAACGCCAGTTCGGCCTGCCAGCCGTGGAGTTGTGTGCGCTGGTGGGCTCGCCCTACGCCAGCCTGATGGAGCCGGAAGCGCGCTATCAACTGCACGACGCGATCCAGCAGCAGTTGACTGAAAGCACGCATTACCTGATTCGCTATACCCTGCACACTGCCTCGGGTTCCCTGAACCTGCTGGAACTGGGCGAAGCCTACAAACAACACAATCGCCACCTGTTGCGCGGCTACCTACTGGTCATTGACGGCCTGTTCGAGGACGACCCGCTACAACCGGCCCTGGATCTGGAAACCCAGAACTCGCGCCTGCAAATTGCCCTGGAACTCAATCAGCGTGCACAGCAGGAGCAACTGCTGCATCTGGACCGGGCGCGCGCCCAACAGGACCTGATCCTGCTGCTCACCCGCCAACGCTACAGCAGCAGCAATTCCTTGCAGGAAGCCGCTGAGCTGATCACCCGCAGCGCCTGCGACATTTACGAAATCGACTGCGCCAGCCTGTGGCACCTCGACGGCTCGAGGCTGGTACCGATCTCGGCCTATCACCGCACGAGCCAGGAATACCTGCTGCCGCAACCGATCGACGTCAGCATCTTCCCCGATTACCTTGACGCCTTGCACACCGGCCGCGCCATCGACGCCCATAACGCCATGCGCGACCCACGCACCCGGGAGATGGCTGAAAGCCTGCGCCCGCGCGACGTCAACGCAATGCTCGACGCCAGTATCCGTGTCGATGGCCAGGTGGTCGGCGTTTTGTGCCTGGAGCAGACCGGCGCGACTCGTGCCTGGCAGTCGGATGAAATCGCCTTCGCCGGAGAACTGGCGGACCAGTTTGCCCAGGTCATCAGCAACCACAACCGGCGAGCCGCCACCAGCGCCCTGCACCTGTTTCAGCGTGCCGTCGAACAAAGTGCCAACGCCTTTCTGCTGGTCAATTGCGACGGCGTGGTGGAATACGTCAACCCGAGCTTCACTGCGATCACCCAATACTCCACCGAAGAAGTGCACGGTCAGCGCCTGTCGGAACTGCCGGCCCTGGAGAATCTCAGCGAACTGCTGTTCGACGCGCCTTCGGCACTGGCCAAGAGCAACAGTTGGCAGGGCGAATTCAAGAGCCGCCGAAAAAACCTCGAACCCTACTGGGGCCAGTTGTCGATCTCCAAGGTTTACGGCGACAACCGCGAGCTGACCCACTACATCGGCATCTACGAAGACATCACCCAGACCAAGCTCGCTCAGCAGCGTATCGAGCGCCTGGCCTACACCGACAACCTGACCAATCTCGGCAACCGCCCGGCGTTCATCCGCAACCTCGATGAACGCTTCGCCCGGGACAGCGATGCGCCGATCAGCCTGTTGCTGGTGGACATCGACAACTTCAAGCGGATCAACGACAGCCTCGGCCACCAGACCGGCGACAAGCTGCTGATCAGCCTGGCCCGGCGCCTGCGCAACAGCTTGATCCCGAGCGGCAGCCTGGCACGATTCGCCAGTAACGAATTCGCCGTGTTACTGGACAACAGCGACCTCACTGTCGGTCAGCAAGTGGCCAATCAATTGCTGGCGACCCTCGACAAACCGATGTTCGTCGACAACCAGTTGATCAGCGTCACCGGCTCCGTGGGCCTGGCCTGTGCGCCGCTGCACGGGCGTGACCCGCAAACCCTGATGCGCAACGCCGGGCTGGCGCTGCACAAGGCCAAGGCCAACGGCAAACACCAGGTGCAAGTGTTCACCGAAGCGCTGAATGCCGAGGCCAGCTACAAGCTGTTCGTCGAAAACAACCTGCGCCGCGCCCTGACCCAGAACGAGCTCGATGTGTTCTACCAGCCCAAGCTGTGCCTGCGCAGCGGTCGCCTGCTGGGCATGGAAGCACTGTTGCGCTGGGATCATCCGGAAAAGGGCATGATCCGCCCGGACCAGTTCATCAGCGTCGCCGAAGAAACCGGCTTGATCATTCCCATCGGCAAATGGATCGCCCGCCAGGCCTGCCGCATGAGCAAAGCGCTGACCGCGGTCGGCCTGGGCAACCTGCAAGTAGCGATCAACCTGTCGCCCAAGCAGTTCTCCGATCCGGACCTGGTGGCGTCCATCGCCACCATCCTCAAGGAAGAAGCCCTGCCAGCCCACTTGCTGGAGCTTGAGTTAACGGAGGGCCTGCTGCTGGAAGCCACCGAGGACACCCACCTGCAACTCGACCAGCTCAAGCGTCTGGGCCTGACCCTGGCCATGGATGACTTCGGCACCGGTTACTCGTCGCTCAGTTACTTGAAAAAATTCCCCATCGACATCATTAAGATCGATCGAAGCTTCATCCATGAAATCCCGGACAACCAGGACGACATGGAAATCACCTCCGCGGTGATCGCCATGGCCCACAACCTGAAGCTCAAGGTCGTGGCTGAAGGCGTCGAAACTGCCGAGCAGTTGTCGTTCCTGCGCCGTCACCGCTGCGACGTCGGCCAGGGCTACCTGTTCGACCGTCCGATCCCGGGCAACGAGCTGATCGAAAAGCTCAAACGCTACCCGCGTGGCCCAATCGCCTGA
- a CDS encoding alkaline phosphatase D family protein has product MFKPTIGPIIGHTTTNHARIFVRGAAQKSAPVFAGIRYRQSGHEQWIKTNFARLTSLQDISEVIVLDNLMADTEYEYQAGWFSTTSAGHTMDSLQELPLQWPQELYRLRTRSSTIGIPRAYFVGSCRYLRMTAGIPSAPQLGDRIFASIAKLAQQADPPVSAMLMTGDQIYVDDLNFFAPDREYQQILAKYRAAFSQPHISRLMANVSTYMILDDHEIEDNWPDKKRSGDDILYNNAISAYEIYQASHSPVFELLDDGRISRHPKHYWYQFTDGDIEWFVTDSRTQRNLSADDRRILDVEQEHALCQWLIHSPARVKLVVTSVMFFPDAKNNGDDAWAGFPGQRLRLLETIRSHRLKNVIFVAGDVHASMTSRLTHSEDPDFEVRTIVSSPLCNSKLLPYASQSSFILDRPLARTAAGEYRQELTGKVISQDNFAHLVIDAKRIRVNYHDRDGKLLQSTDIELR; this is encoded by the coding sequence ATGTTCAAACCAACTATTGGGCCAATTATTGGCCACACCACAACTAATCATGCACGCATATTTGTGCGCGGCGCAGCGCAAAAAAGTGCACCCGTATTTGCCGGCATCCGTTATCGGCAATCCGGGCATGAACAATGGATTAAGACTAACTTTGCAAGACTGACAAGCCTGCAAGATATATCCGAAGTCATTGTTCTCGATAACCTGATGGCCGATACCGAATACGAATACCAGGCCGGCTGGTTCAGCACCACGAGTGCCGGGCATACCATGGACTCGCTGCAAGAGCTGCCGCTGCAATGGCCGCAAGAGCTCTATCGCTTGCGTACCCGATCCAGCACGATCGGCATACCACGCGCCTATTTCGTCGGCTCATGTCGTTACTTGCGGATGACCGCCGGTATCCCATCGGCGCCACAACTGGGCGACCGGATATTTGCCTCCATTGCAAAATTGGCGCAACAAGCCGACCCGCCAGTCAGCGCGATGTTGATGACGGGTGATCAGATCTATGTCGACGATCTGAATTTTTTCGCGCCTGACCGCGAATATCAGCAAATTCTCGCGAAATACCGTGCGGCTTTTTCCCAACCGCATATTTCCAGGTTAATGGCCAACGTATCGACTTACATGATTCTCGACGATCATGAAATTGAAGATAACTGGCCAGACAAGAAAAGATCAGGGGATGATATTTTATATAACAATGCCATAAGTGCTTATGAGATATATCAAGCCAGCCACAGCCCGGTATTTGAGTTGCTTGACGATGGCCGGATCAGCCGGCACCCGAAGCACTACTGGTATCAGTTCACCGATGGCGATATCGAATGGTTCGTCACCGATAGCCGCACCCAGCGTAATCTGTCCGCCGATGATCGACGCATCCTTGATGTTGAACAGGAACATGCCTTATGCCAATGGCTGATCCACAGCCCCGCCCGGGTCAAGTTGGTGGTCACCAGCGTGATGTTCTTTCCGGATGCCAAAAACAACGGGGATGACGCCTGGGCCGGCTTTCCCGGGCAACGGCTGCGGTTGCTGGAGACCATTCGTTCGCACCGGCTGAAGAATGTCATATTCGTTGCCGGTGACGTCCACGCCTCCATGACCAGCCGACTGACCCACAGCGAAGACCCGGACTTCGAAGTGCGCACCATCGTCTCGTCGCCCTTGTGCAACTCCAAACTGCTGCCCTATGCCAGTCAATCCAGCTTTATCCTCGACCGTCCGCTGGCACGGACCGCCGCAGGCGAATATCGGCAGGAACTGACCGGTAAAGTCATCAGTCAGGATAACTTCGCGCATCTGGTCATCGACGCAAAACGCATCCGGGTGAATTACCACGATCGCGATGGCAAGCTATTGCAATCGACAGACATTGAATTGCGTTGA
- the aceF gene encoding dihydrolipoyllysine-residue acetyltransferase, with product MSELIRVPDIGSGEGEVIELFVKVGDRIEADQSILTLESDKASMEVPAPKAGIIKSLKVKLGDRLKEGDELLELEVEGAAAAPAAAAAPAAKAEAKPAAAPAAAAPAAAPAAASVQQVHVPDIGSSGKAQIIEIQVKVGDTVEADQSLITLESDKASMEIPSPAAGVVKAISVKLNDEVGTGDLILDLEVAGAAAPAAAPAQAAAPAAAAAPAPAAAPAAPVADSVQDIHVPDIGSSGKAKIIEVLVKAGDTVAADQSLITLESDKASMEIPSPAAGVVESVSIKLDDEVGTGDLILKLKVKGAAPAAAPAPAAAAAVAPSAPAPAAAAPAAAPAAAPAKPGAKVHAGPAVRQLAREFGVELSAVGASGPHGRILKEDVQVYVKAMMQKAKEAPATAGATGGAGIPPIPVVDFSRFGEIEEVPMTRLMQVGAANLHRSWLNVPHVTQFDSADITELEAFRVAQKAVAEKAGVKLTVLPLLLKTCAHLLKELPDFNSSLAPSGKAIIRKKYVNIGFAVDTPDGLLVPVIKNVDQKSLLQLAAEAASLAEKARTKKLSSDEMQGACFTISSLGHIGGTGFTPIVNAPEVAILGVSKATIQPVWDGKAFQPKLMLPLSLSYDHRVINGAAAARFTKRLSDLLGDIRTMLL from the coding sequence GTGAGCGAACTCATTCGCGTACCTGACATCGGCAGCGGTGAAGGTGAAGTAATTGAACTGTTTGTGAAGGTCGGCGACCGTATCGAAGCCGACCAGAGCATCCTGACGCTGGAATCGGACAAGGCGAGCATGGAAGTGCCCGCGCCGAAGGCCGGTATCATCAAGAGCCTGAAAGTGAAGCTGGGCGATCGCCTGAAAGAAGGCGACGAACTGCTGGAGCTGGAAGTCGAAGGTGCCGCTGCTGCTCCTGCGGCTGCCGCTGCACCAGCCGCGAAGGCTGAAGCCAAGCCGGCTGCAGCCCCTGCCGCCGCGGCTCCTGCTGCTGCGCCGGCTGCCGCCAGCGTTCAGCAAGTGCACGTGCCGGACATCGGTTCGTCGGGCAAGGCCCAGATCATCGAGATCCAGGTCAAGGTCGGCGACACCGTCGAGGCTGATCAGTCGCTGATCACCCTCGAATCCGACAAGGCGAGCATGGAAATCCCGTCGCCTGCCGCTGGCGTGGTCAAGGCCATCAGCGTCAAGCTCAACGACGAAGTCGGCACTGGCGACCTGATCCTCGATCTGGAAGTGGCGGGTGCCGCGGCACCGGCTGCTGCTCCGGCCCAGGCTGCCGCTCCAGCTGCCGCCGCTGCGCCTGCTCCTGCAGCAGCTCCGGCTGCACCGGTTGCCGACAGCGTTCAGGACATCCACGTCCCGGACATCGGTTCGTCGGGCAAGGCCAAGATCATCGAAGTCCTGGTCAAGGCCGGCGACACCGTTGCCGCCGACCAGTCGCTGATCACCCTGGAATCCGACAAGGCGAGCATGGAAATCCCATCGCCAGCTGCTGGCGTGGTGGAAAGTGTTTCCATCAAGCTCGATGACGAAGTCGGCACCGGCGACCTGATCCTCAAGCTGAAAGTCAAAGGCGCCGCCCCGGCTGCTGCCCCGGCTCCAGCTGCCGCTGCCGCTGTTGCTCCAAGCGCACCTGCTCCTGCTGCCGCTGCACCTGCTGCCGCTCCGGCCGCCGCACCTGCCAAGCCAGGCGCGAAAGTTCACGCCGGCCCTGCCGTGCGTCAACTGGCCCGCGAATTCGGTGTCGAGCTGAGCGCCGTTGGCGCCAGCGGTCCGCACGGTCGCATCCTGAAAGAAGACGTGCAGGTTTACGTCAAAGCCATGATGCAGAAGGCCAAGGAAGCACCAGCCACTGCTGGCGCAACCGGTGGCGCGGGCATCCCGCCGATTCCGGTCGTGGATTTCAGCCGCTTCGGTGAAATCGAAGAAGTGCCGATGACCCGCCTGATGCAGGTCGGCGCTGCCAACCTGCACCGCAGCTGGCTGAACGTGCCGCACGTGACGCAATTCGACTCGGCGGATATCACCGAGCTCGAAGCGTTCCGTGTTGCCCAGAAAGCCGTTGCAGAGAAGGCCGGCGTCAAGCTGACCGTCCTGCCGTTGCTGCTCAAGACCTGCGCGCACCTGCTCAAGGAACTGCCGGACTTCAACAGCTCGCTGGCGCCAAGCGGCAAAGCGATCATCCGCAAGAAATACGTGAACATCGGCTTCGCCGTCGACACCCCGGATGGCTTGCTGGTACCGGTCATCAAGAACGTCGACCAGAAGAGCCTGCTGCAACTGGCGGCCGAAGCGGCTTCCCTGGCTGAAAAAGCCCGGACCAAGAAGCTTTCGTCGGACGAGATGCAAGGCGCCTGCTTCACCATTTCCAGCCTCGGCCACATTGGCGGCACCGGCTTCACGCCGATCGTCAACGCGCCGGAAGTGGCGATCCTCGGTGTTTCCAAGGCAACCATCCAGCCAGTCTGGGACGGCAAAGCCTTCCAGCCGAAACTGATGCTGCCACTGTCGCTGTCCTACGATCACCGCGTGATCAACGGCGCCGCTGCTGCACGCTTCACCAAGCGTCTGAGCGACCTGTTGGGCGACATCCGCACCATGCTCCTGTAA
- the aceE gene encoding pyruvate dehydrogenase (acetyl-transferring), homodimeric type, translating into MQDLDPVETQEWLDALESVLDKEGEDRAHYLMTRMGELATRSGSQLPYAITTPYRNTIPVTHEARMPGDLFMERRIRSLVRWNAMAMVMRTNLKDSDLGGHISSFASSATLYDIGFNYFFQAPTDEHGGDLIYFQGHTSPGVYARAFMEGRITEDQMNNFRQEVDGQGLSSYPHPWLMPDFWQFPTVSMGLGPIQAIYQARFMKYLEHRGFIQPGKQKVWCFLGDGECDEPESLGAISLAGREKLDNLIFVINCNLQRLDGPVRGNGKIIQELEGVFRGAQWNVTKVIWGRFWDPLLAKDVDGILQRRMDEVIDGEYQNYKAKDGAFVREHFFNTPELKAMVEDLSDDEIWKLNRGGHDPYKVYAAYHEAVNHKEQPTVILAKTIKGYGTGAGEAKNTAHNTKKVDVESLKLFRDRFDIPVKDDELENLPFFKPEEGSAEARYLSERRTALGGFVPQRRAQSFSVPTPPLDTLKAILDGSGDREISTTMAFVRILAQLVKDKEIGPRIVPIIPDEARTFGMEGMFRQLGIYSSVGQLYEPVDKDQVMFYKEDQKGQILEEGINEAGAMSSFIAAGTSYSSHNQPMLPFYIFYSMFGFQRIGDLAWAAGDSRTRGFLIGGTAGRTTLNGEGLQHEDGHSHLLAATIPNCRTYDPTYGYELAVIIQDGMKKMTEEQQDVFYYITVMNESYQQPAMPAGAEEGIKKGMYLLEEDNREAAHHVQLMGSGTILREVREAAKILREEFNVGADVWSVTSFNELRRDGLAVERTNRLHPGQKPKLSYVEECLNGRKGPVIASTDYMKLFAEQIRQWVPSKEFKVLGTDGFGRSDSRKKLRHFFEVDRHFVVLAALEALADRGDIEPKVVAEAIVKFGINPEKRNPLDC; encoded by the coding sequence ATGCAAGACCTCGATCCCGTCGAAACCCAGGAATGGCTGGACGCCCTGGAATCGGTTCTCGACAAAGAAGGCGAAGACCGTGCTCACTATCTGATGACCCGTATGGGTGAACTCGCGACCCGCAGCGGTTCGCAGTTGCCTTACGCCATCACCACGCCTTACCGCAACACGATCCCCGTTACCCACGAAGCACGCATGCCTGGCGACCTGTTCATGGAACGCCGCATTCGCTCGTTGGTACGCTGGAACGCGATGGCCATGGTAATGCGTACGAACCTGAAAGATTCTGACCTCGGCGGTCACATCTCCAGCTTCGCTTCCAGTGCGACTCTGTATGACATCGGCTTCAACTACTTCTTCCAGGCCCCGACCGACGAACACGGCGGCGACCTGATCTACTTCCAGGGCCACACCTCGCCAGGCGTTTACGCCCGTGCATTCATGGAAGGCCGCATCACCGAAGACCAGATGAACAACTTCCGCCAGGAAGTCGACGGTCAGGGCCTGTCGTCCTACCCGCACCCTTGGCTGATGCCTGACTTCTGGCAGTTCCCGACCGTATCCATGGGTCTGGGCCCGATCCAGGCGATCTACCAGGCACGCTTCATGAAGTACCTGGAGCACCGTGGCTTCATCCAGCCGGGCAAACAGAAAGTCTGGTGCTTCCTGGGCGACGGCGAGTGCGACGAGCCGGAATCCCTGGGCGCGATCTCCCTGGCCGGCCGCGAGAAGCTGGACAACCTGATCTTCGTCATCAACTGCAACCTGCAGCGCCTCGACGGCCCGGTTCGCGGCAACGGCAAGATCATCCAGGAACTCGAAGGCGTGTTCCGCGGTGCCCAGTGGAACGTGACCAAAGTCATCTGGGGCCGTTTCTGGGACCCACTGCTGGCCAAGGACGTCGACGGCATCCTGCAACGTCGCATGGACGAAGTCATCGACGGCGAGTACCAGAACTACAAAGCCAAAGACGGCGCGTTCGTACGTGAACACTTCTTCAACACGCCAGAACTCAAGGCGATGGTCGAAGACCTGTCCGACGACGAGATCTGGAAGCTCAACCGTGGCGGCCACGACCCGTACAAGGTCTACGCGGCGTACCACGAAGCGGTCAACCACAAAGAACAACCGACCGTTATCCTGGCCAAGACCATCAAGGGTTATGGCACCGGTGCCGGCGAAGCGAAAAACACCGCGCACAACACCAAGAAGGTCGATGTCGAAAGCCTGAAGTTGTTCCGCGATCGTTTCGACATCCCGGTCAAAGACGACGAACTCGAAAACCTGCCGTTCTTCAAACCGGAAGAAGGCAGCGCCGAAGCCCGCTACCTGAGCGAGCGCCGTACCGCACTGGGCGGTTTCGTGCCACAGCGCCGCGCGCAAAGCTTCAGCGTTCCGACTCCGCCACTGGATACCCTCAAGGCAATCCTGGACGGCTCGGGCGACCGTGAAATCTCCACCACCATGGCCTTCGTGCGGATCCTCGCGCAATTGGTCAAGGACAAGGAAATCGGCCCGCGCATCGTCCCGATCATCCCGGACGAAGCCCGTACCTTCGGTATGGAAGGCATGTTCCGTCAGCTGGGCATCTACTCGTCCGTCGGCCAGCTCTACGAGCCAGTCGATAAAGACCAGGTGATGTTCTACAAGGAAGACCAGAAGGGCCAGATCCTCGAAGAAGGCATCAACGAAGCGGGCGCCATGAGCTCCTTCATCGCTGCCGGTACTTCGTACTCCAGCCACAACCAGCCGATGCTGCCGTTCTACATCTTCTACTCGATGTTCGGCTTCCAGCGTATCGGCGACCTGGCCTGGGCCGCTGGCGACAGCCGTACCCGTGGCTTCCTGATCGGCGGCACCGCCGGCCGTACCACCCTGAACGGTGAAGGCCTGCAGCACGAAGACGGTCACAGCCACCTGCTGGCCGCGACCATCCCGAACTGCCGCACCTACGATCCAACCTACGGCTATGAGCTGGCGGTGATCATTCAGGACGGCATGAAGAAGATGACCGAAGAGCAACAGGACGTCTTCTACTACATCACCGTGATGAACGAGTCGTACCAGCAGCCAGCCATGCCGGCCGGTGCCGAAGAAGGCATCAAGAAAGGCATGTACCTGCTCGAAGAAGACAACCGCGAAGCGGCGCACCACGTTCAGCTGATGGGCTCCGGCACCATCCTGCGTGAAGTCCGTGAAGCAGCGAAGATCCTGCGCGAAGAGTTCAACGTCGGCGCCGACGTGTGGAGCGTTACCAGCTTCAACGAACTGCGTCGCGACGGCCTGGCCGTTGAGCGCACCAACCGTCTGCACCCTGGCCAGAAGCCTAAGCTGAGCTATGTGGAAGAGTGCCTGAACGGCCGTAAAGGTCCGGTCATCGCCTCTACCGACTACATGAAACTGTTCGCCGAGCAGATCCGTCAGTGGGTACCGTCCAAGGAATTCAAAGTCCTGGGCACCGACGGCTTCGGCCGCAGCGACAGCCGCAAGAAACTGCGTCATTTCTTCGAAGTTGACCGTCATTTCGTGGTGTTGGCAGCCCTGGAAGCACTGGCTGACCGTGGTGACATCGAACCTAAAGTGGTGGCCGAGGCCATCGTCAAGTTCGGTATCAACCCGGAAAAACGCAACCCACTGGACTGCTGA